One genomic segment of Misgurnus anguillicaudatus chromosome 25, ASM2758022v2, whole genome shotgun sequence includes these proteins:
- the adipoqa gene encoding adiponectin, with protein sequence MALIMKTTWKAVLLVVIAVILGVSHQESTELTEQGTKEPCARWMRGVNGTPGFNGVHGRDGHDGRDGEKGDIGDPGSNGPNGEPGEPGDEGPGGKRGFPGNPGQKGEIGESLFPYHSAFSMGLTHQITSASGAPIRFTETYYNEQHHYNEISGKFRSTIPGIYYFTYHLTVYGKEAKVALFQNGRTVAFTLDQYHSGNLDQASGAAILNLAAGDEIWLQLYGEDTLDAGIYADNNYSSTFSGFLLTPKILSSPFDNRRR encoded by the exons ATGGCTCTTATCATGAAAACTACATGGAAAGCTGTGCTTTTGGTGGTGATTGCAGTCATACTGGGCGTCTCTCATCAAGAGAGCACAGAGTTGACTGAGCAGGGCACCAAAGAACCCTGTGCCCGCTGGATGAGGGGTGTTAATGGCACCCCTGGGTTTAACGGGGTGCATGGGCGAGACGGGCATGATGGTCGTGATGGAGAGAAGGGAGATATTGGAGATCCAG GCTCCAATGGGCCAAATGGAGAGCCTGGTGAGCCAGGTGATGAGGGACCTGGAGGAAAAAGAGGGTTTCCAGGAAACCCGGGTCAAAAAGGAGAGATTGGAGAGAGTTTATTCCCCTACCACTCAGCATTTAGTATGGGACTCACCCATCAAATCACCTCCGCCAGTGGAGCTCCCATTCGCTTTACCGAGACCTACTACAATGAGCAACACCACTATAATGAGATCTCTGGAAAATTTCGCTCCACCATCCCTGGGATCTACTATTTCACTTATCACCTTACCGTATACGGGAAGGAGGCCAAGGTAGCCTTGTTCCAAAATGGCAGGACTGTGGCTTTTACGCTGGACCAGTATCACAGTGGAAATCTGGATCAGGCCTCAGGAGCGGCGATTTTAAACCTAGCGGCTGGAGATGAGATTTGGCTACAGCTGTATGGTGAAGATACGCTTGATGCGGGGATTTACGCTGATAACAATTACAGCTCTACCTTCAGCGGTTTCCTATTGACTCCTAAAATCCTAAGCAGCCCATTTGACAACCGTAGGCGCTAA
- the and1 gene encoding actinodin1 isoform X2, with amino-acid sequence MARLGRSSLFHAFAGMLLATLLLPEFLLAGPVIKRLKGDDGINEKSNVEAGSTRLIRNRRNISWYKQHSDFWSWYKYFTDNGNQEGVAELDRVYLAYLKNKNRAESRRSYKLYLQHLADIYKSCSETDDPNCVAAYTSRPTPKVEAPAPVKACDPRDPYCAYPKGYTYYPYLAPAPVKAAPAPAPVKGPAYLHSAVVKDPRSGQYYYSPLMQSFLSAEQKAELLRICDAEDVECLQYHLRAAYGYKPAAVLAPSYAHLGCDPKTDPYCAPQPVQKAPASLYTQYPYCDPRVDPYCTYPVAQSSPSALERPCNPLYDDNCNPLTAARFASLSIKGPRDEPASEAGAMRVPPSTRHDPYAMYRDASAAADMRRRLPTHLQPQRHQPEEPQSPLGPRGKTKEGYDCYIGYDEECFPLGNDPRTGAQRPAHLPSEAFEPHLNNDGSRNGVVEPDPDCDPEYDRNCRLRRYEPEGAEHASPSPQDEDHVAQPTQDHSDEQSNHEEFPQHREESYPETPGYDQQQYDPYMSGQEDPYAGYGPQEPGAPSFQDLMRGYGARYPGQDDHRAYTGDYKKK; translated from the exons ATGGCTCGCTTGGGACGATCTTCCCTCTTCCATGCATTCGCTGGAATGCTGCTGGCCACATTGTTATTACCTG AGTTCTTGCTGGCTGGGCCTGTGATCAAGCGCTTAAAAGGAgatg ATGGaatcaacgaaaagtcaaacgTTGAGGCTGGCTCAACAAGACTGATCCGCAACCGAAGAAACATCAGTTGGTACAAGCAGCACTCGGACTTCTGGAGCTGGTACAAATACTTCACTGACAATGGAAACCAGGAGGGA GTTGCAGAGCTCGATCGTGTCTATCTGGCATACCTCAAGAATAAAAACCGTGCTGAGTCACGTCGCTCCTACAAGTTGTACCTCCAGCACCTCGCCGACATCTACAAATCCTGTTCTGAGACTGATGACCCAAACTGTGTGGCCGCTTACACAAGCAGACCCACACCCAAAGTTGAGGCACCTGCCCCAGTCAAGGCTTGTGACCCTAGAGACCCTTACTGCGCGTACCCTAAGGGATACACATATTACCCTTACCTGGCCCCAGCCCCTGTCAAAGCTGCCCCTGCACCTGCTCCAGTGAAAGGCCCAGCCTACCTCCATAGCGCTGTAGTGAAGGACCCACGTTCCGGTCAATACTATTACTCTCCGCTGATGCAGTCCTTCCTGTCAGCTGAGCAGAAGGCCGAGCTGTTGCGCATCTGTGATGCGGAGGATGTCGAGTGTCTGCAGTACCACCTCCGTGCCGCCTACGGTTACAAGCCCGCTGCTGTCCTGGCTCCATCCTACGCCCACCTCGGCTGTGACCCTAAGACCGATCCTTACTGTGCACCACAACCGGTCCAAAAGGCACCAGCTAGTTTGTACACGCAGTATCCTTACTGTGATCCTCGTGTGGACCCGTACTGCACTTATCCTGTTGCTCAATCTTCTCCATCGGCTTTGGAGAGACCCTGCAATCCTCTCTACGATGACAACTGCAACCCACTCACAGCTGCAAGGTTTGCCAGCTTGTCCATCAAAGGACCAAGGGACGAGCCTGCTTCCGAAGCCGGCGCCATGCGCGTACCTCCCAGCACTCGCCACGACCCCTACGCCATGTACCGTGATGCATCTGCAGCAGCTGACATGCGCAGACGCCTGCCCACCCATCTCCAGCCACAAAGGCACCAACCAGAAGAGCCTCAAAGTCCTCTGGGGCCTCGTGGGAAGACCAAAGAGGGATACGACTGCTATATCGGCTACGATGAAGAGTGCTTCCCACTGGGGAATGACCCACGCACCGGTGCGCAAAGACCGGCACACCTCCCCTCCGAAGCCTTCGAGCCCCACCTGAATAACGATGGAAGCAGGAATGGAGTCGTCGAGCCTGACCCCGACTGCGACCCAGAATATGACAGAAACTGCCGCTTGCGCCGCTACGAGCCTGAGGGGGCCGAGCATGCCAGTCCTTCACCTCAGGATGAAGATCACGTGGCCCAGCCAACCCAAGACCACAGCGATGAGCAGAGCAACCACGAGGAGTTTCCCCAGCATCGGGAAGAGTCCTACCCCGAGACCCCAGGCTACGATCAGCAGCAATACGACCCTTACATGAGCGGACAAGAGGATCCGTATGCTGGATACGGCCCTCAGGAACCCGGTGCACCCAGTTTTCAGGATCTCATGAGAGGATACGGTGCCCGATATCCTGGCCAGGATGATCACCGTGCCTACACAGGAGACTACAAAAAGAAATAA
- the and1 gene encoding actinodin1 isoform X1, whose product MLMFVFSKESGGLRMARLGRSSLFHAFAGMLLATLLLPEFLLAGPVIKRLKGDDGINEKSNVEAGSTRLIRNRRNISWYKQHSDFWSWYKYFTDNGNQEGVAELDRVYLAYLKNKNRAESRRSYKLYLQHLADIYKSCSETDDPNCVAAYTSRPTPKVEAPAPVKACDPRDPYCAYPKGYTYYPYLAPAPVKAAPAPAPVKGPAYLHSAVVKDPRSGQYYYSPLMQSFLSAEQKAELLRICDAEDVECLQYHLRAAYGYKPAAVLAPSYAHLGCDPKTDPYCAPQPVQKAPASLYTQYPYCDPRVDPYCTYPVAQSSPSALERPCNPLYDDNCNPLTAARFASLSIKGPRDEPASEAGAMRVPPSTRHDPYAMYRDASAAADMRRRLPTHLQPQRHQPEEPQSPLGPRGKTKEGYDCYIGYDEECFPLGNDPRTGAQRPAHLPSEAFEPHLNNDGSRNGVVEPDPDCDPEYDRNCRLRRYEPEGAEHASPSPQDEDHVAQPTQDHSDEQSNHEEFPQHREESYPETPGYDQQQYDPYMSGQEDPYAGYGPQEPGAPSFQDLMRGYGARYPGQDDHRAYTGDYKKK is encoded by the exons AtgctaatgtttgttttttcaaaGGAATCAGGCGGGTTAAGAATGGCTCGCTTGGGACGATCTTCCCTCTTCCATGCATTCGCTGGAATGCTGCTGGCCACATTGTTATTACCTG AGTTCTTGCTGGCTGGGCCTGTGATCAAGCGCTTAAAAGGAgatg ATGGaatcaacgaaaagtcaaacgTTGAGGCTGGCTCAACAAGACTGATCCGCAACCGAAGAAACATCAGTTGGTACAAGCAGCACTCGGACTTCTGGAGCTGGTACAAATACTTCACTGACAATGGAAACCAGGAGGGA GTTGCAGAGCTCGATCGTGTCTATCTGGCATACCTCAAGAATAAAAACCGTGCTGAGTCACGTCGCTCCTACAAGTTGTACCTCCAGCACCTCGCCGACATCTACAAATCCTGTTCTGAGACTGATGACCCAAACTGTGTGGCCGCTTACACAAGCAGACCCACACCCAAAGTTGAGGCACCTGCCCCAGTCAAGGCTTGTGACCCTAGAGACCCTTACTGCGCGTACCCTAAGGGATACACATATTACCCTTACCTGGCCCCAGCCCCTGTCAAAGCTGCCCCTGCACCTGCTCCAGTGAAAGGCCCAGCCTACCTCCATAGCGCTGTAGTGAAGGACCCACGTTCCGGTCAATACTATTACTCTCCGCTGATGCAGTCCTTCCTGTCAGCTGAGCAGAAGGCCGAGCTGTTGCGCATCTGTGATGCGGAGGATGTCGAGTGTCTGCAGTACCACCTCCGTGCCGCCTACGGTTACAAGCCCGCTGCTGTCCTGGCTCCATCCTACGCCCACCTCGGCTGTGACCCTAAGACCGATCCTTACTGTGCACCACAACCGGTCCAAAAGGCACCAGCTAGTTTGTACACGCAGTATCCTTACTGTGATCCTCGTGTGGACCCGTACTGCACTTATCCTGTTGCTCAATCTTCTCCATCGGCTTTGGAGAGACCCTGCAATCCTCTCTACGATGACAACTGCAACCCACTCACAGCTGCAAGGTTTGCCAGCTTGTCCATCAAAGGACCAAGGGACGAGCCTGCTTCCGAAGCCGGCGCCATGCGCGTACCTCCCAGCACTCGCCACGACCCCTACGCCATGTACCGTGATGCATCTGCAGCAGCTGACATGCGCAGACGCCTGCCCACCCATCTCCAGCCACAAAGGCACCAACCAGAAGAGCCTCAAAGTCCTCTGGGGCCTCGTGGGAAGACCAAAGAGGGATACGACTGCTATATCGGCTACGATGAAGAGTGCTTCCCACTGGGGAATGACCCACGCACCGGTGCGCAAAGACCGGCACACCTCCCCTCCGAAGCCTTCGAGCCCCACCTGAATAACGATGGAAGCAGGAATGGAGTCGTCGAGCCTGACCCCGACTGCGACCCAGAATATGACAGAAACTGCCGCTTGCGCCGCTACGAGCCTGAGGGGGCCGAGCATGCCAGTCCTTCACCTCAGGATGAAGATCACGTGGCCCAGCCAACCCAAGACCACAGCGATGAGCAGAGCAACCACGAGGAGTTTCCCCAGCATCGGGAAGAGTCCTACCCCGAGACCCCAGGCTACGATCAGCAGCAATACGACCCTTACATGAGCGGACAAGAGGATCCGTATGCTGGATACGGCCCTCAGGAACCCGGTGCACCCAGTTTTCAGGATCTCATGAGAGGATACGGTGCCCGATATCCTGGCCAGGATGATCACCGTGCCTACACAGGAGACTACAAAAAGAAATAA
- the cops9 gene encoding COP9 signalosome complex subunit 9: MKPAVDEMFPEGAGPYVDLDEAGGSTGLLMDLAANEKAVHSDFFNDFEDLFDDDDIQ; the protein is encoded by the exons ATGAAGCCAGCAGTTGATGAAATGTTTCCTGAGGGAGCCGGGCCGTATGTGGACCTGGATGAG GCAGGGGGCAGCACTGGACTGCTGATGGACCTGGCAGCCAATGAGAAGGCAGTACACTCAGACTTTTTCAATG attttgaggatctgtttgatgatgatgatattcAGTGA
- the otos gene encoding otospiralin — MKMCAFFGVFFLCFLANNFSVARFIPEGVPYDEPPAVPYWPYSTSDFWNYVEYFRSIGAYNQINEMARTFFAHQHLGDTLGYEVAAQHEH, encoded by the exons ATGAAGATGTGTGCATTTTTTGGTGTTTTCTTTCTATGTTTTCTTGCCAATAATTtcagtg TTGCCAGATTCATTCCTGAAGGAG TACCCTATGATGAACCTCCAGCTGTGCCTTACTGGCCATATTCCACCTCAGATTTCTGGAACTATGTGGAGTACTTCCGCAGCATTGGGGCCTACAACCAGATCAATGAAATGGCCAGAACATTCTTTGCTCATCAGCACTTGGGAGACACGCTGGGCTATGAAGTGGCTGCACAGCATGAACATTGA